DNA sequence from the Teretinema zuelzerae genome:
CCCGCCCCGTACGAAACGAAGCGGGTTTTATAAATATCGATCGAGCCGCCGCTTCCGAGCCGGCAAAAGTCGCGCACGCGGCCCTTATTGACCGAGTGCGTATACGAAATAACGAATTCAACCTCGCGCATCCCGGCGGAAAGATCCTCGAGGATCAGCACGGGGCCGGGCCGGGTGCGCGGACGGGCGCACAGGACCGGCGCAAGCGGGAGGAACAGAATCGCCCCCGCGGCGCCGGATAGTACCGCCGCGAAAAGGAAAAGGGCTGCGCCCTTGCGCCCCTTCCCCGCGATCACTTGACGATAAGACCTTTTTCCTTAAAGTACTTCGCCGCGCCCGGGTGGAAGGGTACGGAAACGCCGGTAACCGCGTATTCCGCGCTCAGGTCCTTGCCCTTCGCGTGCGAGTTGGCAAGCTCTGCCTGGTTTTCGAAAAGCGCCTTAGTCAGATCGTAGACGGTTTTTTCGTCGAGCTTCGCGCTCACCGCAAGGGTCGCCTTCACGGCCACGGTCGTCACGTCGACGTCCATGCCCTTATAGGTGCCGGAGGGAATAACCTTCTCGGTGTAGTAGCCGTGGGCAGCCTTGATCGCTTCGGCGGCGGAGCCGTCAACGGGGATCAGCACGAGGCCGGCAGAAAGAGCGAGCTCCTGGAGAGCCGCGTTCGGAACGCCGGCGGTCACGAAGCAGGCGTCGAGGGTTCCGTTCTGAAGCCCGTCGCTGGACTCCTTGAACGAAAGGTTTGATTTCTTGATGTCGTCGAATGAAAGTCCGTATCCGGCAAGGATCTGCTTCGCGTTGAATTCGACTCCCGATCCCGCGTCTCCGACGGAAACGCGTTTACCCTTCATGTCCGCGACAGAGGCGATTCCGCTGGACTTCGAAGCGGCGATCTGGATGACTTCGGGATACAGGGTTCCCAGGGTGCTCAGGTTCTCGAGCTTCTGGCCGTCGAACATATCGGTTCCGTTGAAGGCGTAATCCATTACGTCGTTCTGAACGATTCCGAATTCGGCTTCGCCCTTGCTGATCAAGCGGAGATTTTCCGCAGACGCTCCGGTCGACTGGGCGGTTACGTTCATGCCCTCGACCTTCGTGTTCCAGATATTGGCGATCGCTCCGCCGAACGGATAGTAGGTTCCGCCGGTGCCGCCGGTAGCTAAAATGAAATTCTTGTTCGCAGGCTTTGCGCAACCCGCAAAAACTCCGACGAGCGCGGCCGCGGCAACCATCGCCGCGACAAAAGCCGTTCCTCTTTTCATATAATCCTCCTCTTACACTGATGCAGTCTCACTGTACCATTCTTGAACCGCTTTTGTACACCAGAAATCGAGGCAGAACGTCCCTGCCGGGGCGAAGGTCCATGCTCGGAGCCCCCTCGAAGGCGTCGAAAAGAGGGGCGGCTTCTTTTTACCCATGCGTTTCCGCGGTATAGTCGTAGCGTAAGGGAGAACCGCGTATGAACGAACCGCTTGCGAATTCCGCGTCGATAGAGAAAGAACTAGAAAAAGCGTTGGCCGAACTGTTCGAGGCCGCGAAGGGAAAACCGGGACAGGTGCTGATAGTCGGGTGCAGCACCAGCGAGGTGCTCGGCAAAAAGATCGGGACCGCCGGCAGCGCGGAAACCGCCGGGGCGCTCTGGAAGGCGATCGATCGATTCTGCCGCAAAAAAAAGCTCCGCGCCGCCGTTCAGTGCTGCGAGCATTTGAACCGCGCCCTCGTAGTGGACCGCGCGCTCCTGGAAGAAAAGGGCTGGCAGGAAGTGTTCGCCGTTCCCCGTCCGACCGCCGGAGGAGCCCTTGCGGCTGCCGCGTGGAAGGGAATGAAAGACCCGGCGCTCGCGGAGACTATCCAGGCGGACATGGGCCTCGACATCGGCTCGACACTCATCGGTATGCACCTCAAGCGCGTCGCCGTTCCGGTCAGGCTCGAAACCCGGAAAATCGGAGAAGCTCCGATTACCGCCGCGCGCACGAGGCCTCCCTACACCGGCGGTCCCCGCGCGGTATATAACTAGCGGGCCGGGGAGTCCTGGCCGGGATAGGCAAGACTCGCGTTGACCGAGCGCAGGAACGAGGGTTCTATCTTGACGACCGCGCGGTCGCAGGTAACGAGACCGTTGATTTCTTCTTCCACGTCGCTCAGCTGGGTGTACACCGTCGCGGAAAGACCTTCCGGAATGAGAGGCGCGACTACGTCCTCTACCAGTTTCTTGTAGCCGGCGGCGAGAGACTCGGCGGTTTTGAACACCTTGTAGCCGAATTCCTTTTTCTCGTCGTACACGTGGCCGGGAACCCGCAGGGAATAGCCGCCGAATTCGGATAGCACCACGGCTCGCGTTTCGCCCTTGGGAACCTTCGGTTTTGTGTAATAGATATGGAGGCTCTTCAGGTCGCTCGAATCGGGGCCCTGATCGTGCCAGCCGCTCACCGAATCGATGATCCGGCTCGAATCCAAACCCTTGAGAACTTCAGTCAGGCGGCGGCTGTCGAACTGGCCCCACCCCTCGTTGAACAAAACCCAGACGGCGAGCGAGGCGGAGTTCCCGAGGTGGCGAACGGTTTCGGCCATCTCGCTCTCGAACTCCAGCCGGCCGGCAGCGTCGGTTCGTTCCATGAATCGATGGTTTTTATCGTTGAATCGGAAGCCCAGAAACGGCAAAAGGGCGATTTTGAGGAAGCGGTAAGGACCGCCTCCGCACACGAAGTCCTGCCACACCAAAAGGCCGAGGCGGTCGCAGTGCCAATACCAGCGCTGGCTTTCGATCTTGATGTGCTTGCGCAGCATGTTGAAGCCCATCTCCTTCGCCAGGGCGAGCTCGCGGACTATCGCCGCGTCGTCCGGAGGAGTCAGCAGGCCCTCGCTCCAGTATCCCTGATCCAGCAAGCCCCGGTGGAAGTACGGCCGGTTGTTGAGAAAGAGGCGGCGATGCGTTCCGTCGCTCTCGACGGAAAATTTGCGCATGCCGAACCAGGAGCCCACGTAGTCTCCCGGAGTGGAAACGGCCAGGCGATAGAGCTTGGGATTTTCAGGCGACCAGAGTTCGAACTCCGGAAGCTGAAGAACCGCCTTCGCGAAGCCGCCGGAAACGTTTAAAGACGCCTCGGCGACGATCTCGGAGCCGTCCATGACCTTCACGCGCGCGGTCGAGGCGGCGGTGCGGAAGCTCGCCGAGACGGTACCCGCGTCGATGTCCGGCACAATGGAAAGATCCCGAATGTAGTCGAGGGAGACGCTTTCCATCCAGACCGTCTGCCAGATGCCGGACTGGGGCGTATACCAGATGCCGCCGCGCTTGAGCTTTTGCTTGCCGCGCGCTTGTACGCCGCCGTCAGTCGGATCGGTCGCGTCGAGCTCGAGAACGTTTTCGCCTTCTTTCAAGGCTGACGTAATATCGAAGAAAAACGGGAGAAAACCGCCCCGATGCTGGCCTACAGGAACACCGTTGAGTCTGCAACGGCATTCGTAATCGACGGCGCCGAAATGGAGAAACACCCGGTCGCAGACGAAATCCGGCGGCAGTACGAAGGTTCGTCTGTAATGGAGTTCTTCGTCGTCCTGTAAAATGAAATTTCCTAATCCGCTCGCCCTGGATTCCGGAGAAAAGGGAACGACGATCCGGTCGGAGAAGGCATAGGAAGCGCCCTTTTTGCCGCGCGAAAAATCCCACAGGCCGTTCAAATTGAAATAACTGTCTCGTTCAAGATAGGGCCTCGGATATTCAGTATGAACAGTCGTATGCATCGTTTCTCCGCCGTCGTGGTTTCTGGTGCCGTATTCTATCCCGATTTTCAGGTCATGGTCATCCCCGCCGGAAAAAAACGTATAAAATTCACGATACATACCAAATAAACCGGTTACAAAGCATTGCGTGTACGAAAATGATGGGGTATACTCAGCACTGTTATGAAAAACTTGATTACAATCAACACCCGGACGCCGGGTCCAGTCATTGAGCGGGATGTCTACGGACATTTCTCGGAGCATCTCGGTCGCTGTATTTACGGCGGACTGTGGGTCGGGCCCGATTCGGATATTCCCAATATCAACGGATACCGCAAGGACGTGGTGGAAGCCCTGAAGAAGATGGGCATCCCCAATCTCCGGTGGCCGGGCGGCTGCTTCGCCGACGAATACCACTGGAAGGACGGCATCGGACCGAAGGAAGAGCGGAAGCGCATGGTGAACACCCACTGGGGCGGGGTCGTGGAGGATAACACCTTCGGCACCCACGAGTTCATGGATTTGTGCGAACTGCTGGACTGCAAGGCCTATGTCTGCGGAAACGTCGGAAGCGGAAGCATTCAGGAAATGCAGGAATGGGTGGAATACATCACCTGCCCCGGAGACACCCCGATGGCGCGACTGCGCGCGAAGAACGGCAGAAAAGAACCGTGGAAGCTCCCCTACTTCGGCGTGGGAAACGAGAACTGGGGCTGCGGCGGAAACATGAAGCCCGAATATTACGCGGATCTGTATCGCCGGTATCAAACCTATGTGCGCAAATACGGACCGGATAAAATCTTCAAGATAGCCGGAGGGCCGAACGTCGCGGACTACCGCTGGACGGAAGTCCTGATGCGCGAGGCCGGCCCCCTCATGGACGGGCTGAGTTTGCACAACTACTGCTTCGAGGAACGCTGGGAAAACAAAAAGTCCGCGACGGACTTCGACAGGACCGGCTGGTTCAAGACGCTGAGAAACGCCTACCGCATGGACGAGCTCATCGCCGAGCACTCGAAAATCATGGACCGCTACGACCCGGACAAGCGGGTCGCCCTGGTCGTGGACGAATGGGGATGCTGGCACGAAGCGGAGCCGGGAACGAACCCCGGATTCCTCTATCAGCAGAACACCGTCCGGGACGCCCTGGTCGCCGGCATTACGCTCAATATTTTCAACAACCGCGCCGACCGGGTGCGCATCGCGAATCTCGCGCAGCTGGCGAACGTGCTCCAGTCCCCGATTCTCACCGAGGGCGCGAAGATGGTGCTGACCCCCACCTGGCATGTGCTGGAAATGTACAAGGGCCACCAGGGGGCGAAGCTCCTTTCGACCGCGGTCTGCACGGACTTCTACTACGAGGAAAACGGGATGGTTTCGGGACTCGCGGAACGCGGCGGACTCCCGATCGGAACCGGAATCCCGGCCCTCAACGCCTCGGCGTCCGTCTCCGATTCGGGCGCGTACACGGTAACCCTGTGCAACGCCGACCCCGAGGAGTCGAAATCCGTCTCGCTGAGGTTCGACGGCCTCGCATCCCTGCCGAAAACCATTACCGCCCGCTGCCTCGAAGGGGCGGATATGAATTCGATGAACACCTTCGAAGATCCGGACAGAGTGCAGGCCAGGGCCTTCGCGCTGCCGGCCGCGAAGGGAAACGAACTTGCGCTTGAACTGCCCGCACGGTCGGTGCTCGCGATAACTCTGGGCTGAGAGCCCTCCGGAGGTTTTACATCATGGATACAGTGAGAATCAGCATCGAACCGGATTTTACGCTCGCGAAGGTGGACGAGAGGCTTTTCAGTTCCTTCATCGAACATCTGGGGCGGGCCGTCTACGACGGCATTTACGAACCCGGGCATCCCGAGGCCGACGAGCAGGGATTCCGGAAAGACGTCATCGCCCTGGTCAAGGATCTGCAGGTGCCGCTGGTGCGCTACCCGGGAGGAAACTTTCTTTCCGGCTACGAGTGGACCGACGGCATCGGACCGCGGGATCAGCGCCCGTCGCGCCTCGACCTCGCCTGGCGGACGATCGAGCCGAACCTCGTCGGCATAGACGAATTCTACGACTGGTCGAAAAAGGCCGGCACCGGAATCATGGGCGCGGTCAACATGGGAACCGGAAGCCCGAAGGACGCGGGAAACCTGCTCGAATACTGCAACTTCCCCAAAGGCACGTATTGGAGCGACCTGCGCCGGAAAAACGGGCACGAGACTCCCTACGGCATTAAAACCTGGTGCATCGGAAACGAAATGGACGGCCCCTGGCAGATCTGCCACCTCGACGCGGCGGACTACGGCAAAAAGGCGAGAGAAACCGCGAAGATCATGAAGTGGATCGACAACGGAATCGAGCTGGTCGCGTGCGGAAGCTCCACCTCGAAAATGCCGACCTTCCCCGAATGGGACCGCGTGGTGCTCGAGCATACCTACGACCACGTCGACTATATTTCGCTCCATCGCTACTACGAAAACATGGGCAACGAAGACGACTTCCTCTCCTCCTTCGCTGACATGGACTCCTTCATTAAAACGGTGAGCGCGACCGCCGACTACGTGAAGGCGCTGAAGCGGAGCAAAAAGACGATGAATCTGTCCTTCGACGAATGGAACGTCTGGTACCAGCAGAAGATCCAGCTCAGGGACTGGGAGACCGCTCCGGAAATTCTGGAAGACCGGTACAGTCTGCTCGACGCTCTAGTCGTAGGCGGACTCGGAATCAGCCTGCTGAACAACGCGGACCGGGTGAAGATCGCCTGCCTCGCGCAGCTCGTGAACGTCATCGCGCCCATTTTTACGAAAAAGGGCGGAGCGGCGATCAAACAGGCGAGCTACCACCCGTTCCGGGACATCTCGGTGTACGGAAGGGGAACGGTGCTCACGCCGGTCGTGCGCGGCCCGAAGCGGGAAACCTGCTGGGGAGACGCGCCGGAAGTCGCTGTTTCCGTGGTGTATAACGAAGAAGAAAACATGCTGACCGTGTTCGCCATGAACTCGAACCGGGCGGAGGGCAGAAAAGTCGAGCTGGATCTGAGGTCATTCGAATCGCCGCGCATGACGTTCCGCACAGAACTTTCAGGGCCGGATCTGCATGTTATCAACACCTTCGAAAATCCGCATGCCGTTGAGCCCAAAGGCCTGGATCTTACGCAGCCTGACGGCGGAAAAGCATCCATAACGCTTTCCCCCGCGTCGTGGAACGTCATCCGCTTCTCGGTCTCCCCCGAGGGAAGCCGCTGACCAGCGCATGAAGCGATTCAGTTTCCCCGGCCTTCGGAATATACGGGCCGGGGACTGCGGATGCGCCATGCTGCATCCCGGATGGAAGCATATGAGCCGATGCCTCTCGCGGGATTCGGTGTTCATCCTCGGCAGGAAGAACGCCGCGCCCCTTGTGATAGGCGAAGAAACAGCGGAGATACGTCCCGGACGGGTTCTGATTCTCCCGGCCGGGATTCCCCACCGCGGACTGGCCGGGATACAGGAGCCGGTGTCCTATTACTGGATGCACTTTCGCCTCCCCTGCCAGCCCCTGCCGATTCCGGAGGCGGAACCGGAACGCAGCGCCTTCCCGCTCGCTCCGGACGGAGTCGTCCTTCCCCTTTATGTTGATCTTTCCGAACCGCTGCTTGTGTCCCGTTTATTCCGCGAGCTTTTGCAGGAACGCAGGCAGCATCGAACGGAATCGCTTGCGGCCGACCTTCTGTGCGCGGGAATCCTCCTCAAGGCCGCCCGGCTTTCAGATGACCGCGCCGCCGTAGACGGAAAGAGAATTCCGGAAATTTTATTGATGGTGGAGGACGAGCTTTCCAACCCGGATCTGTCGGTGAAATATATCGCTGTCAGGGCGGGATTGAACGAGGATTATCTTGGAAGGATATTCAGGGAAGCGACGGGCGGCCCGCTGGGCCGGTACATCATAACGAGACGGGTCGAACTCGCGGCGAACCGACTGAGGGACACCCACTGCGCCCAGGAGCAAATCGCCCGCGGCTGCGGCTTTTCATCCATGCGCCAGTTCCGCCACCACTTCAAGGAAGTCGCCGGAACCAGCCCCGGCCTCTATCGCCGCCAAAGCCAGCTCATCGAAACAAACACGCTGTAGCTTAAGCCGCCTGCCAGGCGCGCTTACCGCCAGCCAACACGCTTACCGCCAGCCAACACGCTTACCGCCAGCCAACACGCATACCGCCAGCGCGGCACGCTTACCGCCAGCCGGGCACGCATACCGCCAGCGCGGCACGCTTACCGCCAGCCGGGCACGCATACCGCCGGCCAGGCACGCTTACCGCCAGCGCGGCGCGCTCACCGCCAGCGCGGCACGCTTACCGCCAGCGCAGCGCGCTTACCGCCAGCGCAGCGCGCTTACCGCCAGCGCAGCACGCTTACCGCCAGCCAACACGCATACCGCCAGCCGACACGCATACCGTCAGCCGACACGCTTACCGCCAGCCGACACGCATACCGCCAGCGCGGCACGCTTACCGCCAGCGAGGCACGCTTACCGCCAGCCGACACGCTTACCGCCAGCAGGGCGCGCTTACCGCCAGCCGAGGCACGCTTACCGCCAGCGCAGCGCGCTTACCGCCAGCGCAGTACGCATACCGCCAGCCGGGCGCGCTTACCGCCGGCCGGGCGCGCGGTTAGTCTGCCTGCGAGTCTTGATCGGCGGGAGAGGCGTCCGCTGCGGCGGATATGTCGGCGGCTTCGTCGCGGACGCGATCCGAATGAACCTTCCGCCAGCCCATCCAGCACACGAGCAGGGCGACTATGGCGCCGTTTCCCACAGTGCGGATCGATTCTTCAGAAGCGAATCCAAGCTCGGTCGCGATGAAGCCGTAGCCGATCATCACCGCTCCGCTGAGGAACACTCCGGCGAGCAGCAGTTTTTCCGTCAGTTTCGACTGTTCTTTCGTCATTGATCGAATCCCCCGTTAGCGAACCGCCTTTAGCGCCGGCTCGAGCTTGTATAATACACTCGCATGCGGGGAAAGCACAACAGAATACCGGGAGGGAAGCGTAAACGCGCGGCCGCTCCAGATGTCGACGGCGGAGAATTTACGCACCCCGGGCGCGGCCTCGCCGAGCGAAAAGCCTATGCGCGATTTCCGGTCGGACAGATTGAAGACCGCAAGATGCCATCCGCCCTCGGGATTTTCCGCTATCCACGCGCAGGAGTCGGGAGTCCAGCTCAGCACCCGGTTCCCCCTGCTCCGCTGATTGACGGCGATGAGATCGGGGTTGCACAGGAGGGAAATCGACCAGGCGTCCGAGCGGGGAAGATCGCCGCCCATCATCAGGGGAGAGCGGATGATGGCCCACAGGTTCATCATCGTCAGCTGCTCGTCCTTCGTAAAGCGGCTGTCTTCTCCGGCGCCGCCGGAGGCGGCTATCCTCAGC
Encoded proteins:
- a CDS encoding TAXI family TRAP transporter solute-binding subunit, whose protein sequence is MKRGTAFVAAMVAAAALVGVFAGCAKPANKNFILATGGTGGTYYPFGGAIANIWNTKVEGMNVTAQSTGASAENLRLISKGEAEFGIVQNDVMDYAFNGTDMFDGQKLENLSTLGTLYPEVIQIAASKSSGIASVADMKGKRVSVGDAGSGVEFNAKQILAGYGLSFDDIKKSNLSFKESSDGLQNGTLDACFVTAGVPNAALQELALSAGLVLIPVDGSAAEAIKAAHGYYTEKVIPSGTYKGMDVDVTTVAVKATLAVSAKLDEKTVYDLTKALFENQAELANSHAKGKDLSAEYAVTGVSVPFHPGAAKYFKEKGLIVK
- the arfA gene encoding arabinosylfuranosidase ArfA encodes the protein MDTVRISIEPDFTLAKVDERLFSSFIEHLGRAVYDGIYEPGHPEADEQGFRKDVIALVKDLQVPLVRYPGGNFLSGYEWTDGIGPRDQRPSRLDLAWRTIEPNLVGIDEFYDWSKKAGTGIMGAVNMGTGSPKDAGNLLEYCNFPKGTYWSDLRRKNGHETPYGIKTWCIGNEMDGPWQICHLDAADYGKKARETAKIMKWIDNGIELVACGSSTSKMPTFPEWDRVVLEHTYDHVDYISLHRYYENMGNEDDFLSSFADMDSFIKTVSATADYVKALKRSKKTMNLSFDEWNVWYQQKIQLRDWETAPEILEDRYSLLDALVVGGLGISLLNNADRVKIACLAQLVNVIAPIFTKKGGAAIKQASYHPFRDISVYGRGTVLTPVVRGPKRETCWGDAPEVAVSVVYNEEENMLTVFAMNSNRAEGRKVELDLRSFESPRMTFRTELSGPDLHVINTFENPHAVEPKGLDLTQPDGGKASITLSPASWNVIRFSVSPEGSR
- a CDS encoding alpha-N-arabinofuranosidase, whose protein sequence is MKNLITINTRTPGPVIERDVYGHFSEHLGRCIYGGLWVGPDSDIPNINGYRKDVVEALKKMGIPNLRWPGGCFADEYHWKDGIGPKEERKRMVNTHWGGVVEDNTFGTHEFMDLCELLDCKAYVCGNVGSGSIQEMQEWVEYITCPGDTPMARLRAKNGRKEPWKLPYFGVGNENWGCGGNMKPEYYADLYRRYQTYVRKYGPDKIFKIAGGPNVADYRWTEVLMREAGPLMDGLSLHNYCFEERWENKKSATDFDRTGWFKTLRNAYRMDELIAEHSKIMDRYDPDKRVALVVDEWGCWHEAEPGTNPGFLYQQNTVRDALVAGITLNIFNNRADRVRIANLAQLANVLQSPILTEGAKMVLTPTWHVLEMYKGHQGAKLLSTAVCTDFYYEENGMVSGLAERGGLPIGTGIPALNASASVSDSGAYTVTLCNADPEESKSVSLRFDGLASLPKTITARCLEGADMNSMNTFEDPDRVQARAFALPAAKGNELALELPARSVLAITLG
- a CDS encoding AraC family transcriptional regulator, which codes for MKRFSFPGLRNIRAGDCGCAMLHPGWKHMSRCLSRDSVFILGRKNAAPLVIGEETAEIRPGRVLILPAGIPHRGLAGIQEPVSYYWMHFRLPCQPLPIPEAEPERSAFPLAPDGVVLPLYVDLSEPLLVSRLFRELLQERRQHRTESLAADLLCAGILLKAARLSDDRAAVDGKRIPEILLMVEDELSNPDLSVKYIAVRAGLNEDYLGRIFREATGGPLGRYIITRRVELAANRLRDTHCAQEQIARGCGFSSMRQFRHHFKEVAGTSPGLYRRQSQLIETNTL
- a CDS encoding DUF1850 domain-containing protein; translation: MIAGKGRKGAALFLFAAVLSGAAGAILFLPLAPVLCARPRTRPGPVLILEDLSAGMREVEFVISYTHSVNKGRVRDFCRLGSGGSIDIYKTRFVSYGAGMPEPEDGSRFRSGDGWLELDNLGVTVPRIVLALGSSADHRIDCGGRTFVLKDVWPVQTSIAIEVRKISLYSLIVKQYLRKQ
- a CDS encoding TIGR01440 family protein; translated protein: MNEPLANSASIEKELEKALAELFEAAKGKPGQVLIVGCSTSEVLGKKIGTAGSAETAGALWKAIDRFCRKKKLRAAVQCCEHLNRALVVDRALLEEKGWQEVFAVPRPTAGGALAAAAWKGMKDPALAETIQADMGLDIGSTLIGMHLKRVAVPVRLETRKIGEAPITAARTRPPYTGGPRAVYN
- a CDS encoding glycoside hydrolase family 2 protein, encoding MYREFYTFFSGGDDHDLKIGIEYGTRNHDGGETMHTTVHTEYPRPYLERDSYFNLNGLWDFSRGKKGASYAFSDRIVVPFSPESRASGLGNFILQDDEELHYRRTFVLPPDFVCDRVFLHFGAVDYECRCRLNGVPVGQHRGGFLPFFFDITSALKEGENVLELDATDPTDGGVQARGKQKLKRGGIWYTPQSGIWQTVWMESVSLDYIRDLSIVPDIDAGTVSASFRTAASTARVKVMDGSEIVAEASLNVSGGFAKAVLQLPEFELWSPENPKLYRLAVSTPGDYVGSWFGMRKFSVESDGTHRRLFLNNRPYFHRGLLDQGYWSEGLLTPPDDAAIVRELALAKEMGFNMLRKHIKIESQRWYWHCDRLGLLVWQDFVCGGGPYRFLKIALLPFLGFRFNDKNHRFMERTDAAGRLEFESEMAETVRHLGNSASLAVWVLFNEGWGQFDSRRLTEVLKGLDSSRIIDSVSGWHDQGPDSSDLKSLHIYYTKPKVPKGETRAVVLSEFGGYSLRVPGHVYDEKKEFGYKVFKTAESLAAGYKKLVEDVVAPLIPEGLSATVYTQLSDVEEEINGLVTCDRAVVKIEPSFLRSVNASLAYPGQDSPAR